The DNA segment GGTGCTAAGGACAAGAAGCAAGTTTCTGATGGGTATGAGTTTGTGTTTGACGAGGTTACAAGCTTCGTTGAGACATCTGTGGAAGCTGAGAAAGACAGAGGTTATGATGAGAGAAGAGTTGCTAAAGATGATAGGAAGATGCTTCCTATATATGCCTACAGAGATGAGTTGCTGAAACTCGTTGAAGAGAATCAGGTTCTTGTGATTGTTGGGGAGACAGGGTCGGGCAAGACAACGCAGATACCGCAGTATCTTCAAGAAGCTGGCTACACTAAGCGTGGAAAGATCGGTTGCACTCAGCCCCGGAGAGTTGCTGCAATGAGCGTTGCTGCCAGAGTGGCTCAAGAGTTAGGTGTAAAGCTAGGACATCAAGTTGGATACTCAATTAGATTCGAAGACTGTACTTCGGAGAAGACAGTTATCAAGTACATGACTGATGGGATGCTGTTGCGAGAGCTTCTCATAGAACCGAAACTCGATAGCTACAGCGTCATCATAGTTGACGAGGCTCACGAAAGAACGTTGTCCACTGATATTCTCTTTGGATTAGTGAAGGATTTAGCAAAGGCTAGGCCTGACCTGAGGCTGATCATCTCCAGCGCAACGCTCGAAGCTAAAAAGTTCTCTGAGTATTTTGATTCGGCGAGGATCTACATGATCCCGGGGAGAAGATATCCAGTTGAGAAGCTCTTCCAGAGATGTCCTGAGCCTGACCGCTTGGAGACTGCGGTGCGCACTGTGTTTCAGATTCATCAGAGGGAGCCGCTCGGAGACGTTTTGGTTTTCCTCACAGGTCAAGAAGAGATTGAAACAGCTGAGACGAAGTTGAAGGAAATGATGAAAGATTTGGGCTCAAAGAGCTCTGAGATCATTATCTGCCCCATCTACTCAAATCTCCCGACCGAACTACAAGCAAAAGTGTTTGATCCGGCTCCTAAAGGGACACGGAAAGTTGTCCTAGCGACTAATATTGCAGAAACGTCGTTAACCATTGAAGGGATTAGATACGTGGTTGATCCAGGGTACTGCAAGATCAACTCATACAACCCAAAAACCGGAATGGAATCACTTCTCGAAACTCCCATCTCAAAAGCTTCCGCAGAGCAACGAGCTGGCCGGTCCGGAAGGACCGGTCCGGGGAAGTGTTTCAGGCTGTACAACGTCAAGGACTTGGAGCCCACAACGATACCCGAAGTGCAAAGAGCCAACCTTGCAAGCGTTGTACTTACTTTGAAGAGTCTTGGCATCGATGATGTCTTCAACTTCGACTTCATGGATCCTCCACCTGAGAAGTCTCTAATGAAGGCTCTAGAGCTGCTCTACGCTCTTGGCGCTTTGGATGGGAAAAGTTATATTACTAAGCTGGGAGAGAGGATGGTTGAGTTTCCCGTTGATCCAATGTTGTCAAAGATGATTGTTGGTTCGGAGAAGTACAAGTGCTCGGCTGAGATCATCACTATAGCCGCCATGTTGTCTACAGGGAGCTCCATCTTTTACAGACCTACCAGGAACCAACAGTATCTCGCAGACAATGCACGGATGAGTTTCTACACTGATAACGCCGGCGACCACATTGCCTTGTTGAGGGTGTACAACTCGTGGAAGGAGATGAACTACTCGAGCCAATGGTGCTACGAGAACTACATTCAGAGCAAGAGTATGAGGAGAGCTAGAGATATACGTGAACAGCTTGCTGGGCTTTTAAAGAGGATTGGAGTGGAACTGACTTCGAACTCTGAGGATCTAGACGCGGTTAAGAAGGCGATACTGGCGGGTTTCTTTCCTCATTCCGCAAAGTTGCAGAAGGATGGATCGTACAGAAGAGTGAGGGAGCCTCAGACGGTTTATGTGCATCCTAGCTCAGGGTTGTTTGGGGCGTCCCCTAAGAAGTGGTTGGTGTATCATGAGCTAGTACTTACTACCAAGGAGTATATGAGGCATACAACTGAGATGAAGCCGGAGTGGCTTGTTGAAATAGCTCCACATTACTACAAGCTTAAAGACATTGAAGGGACTCGGACAAAGAAGAGTCAGAGCAGAAACATAAGATCCCTCATGTTGATGGTTGATACTAACACGAAAGCTAAGAGGAAGGTTGATACTAACAAGAAAGCTAAGAGGTAATATCTAAACTTAGTATTTTCGTTCACTGTTTCTGAACCGAGTTGAAATAATTGCGATAGTGTATTCCTTTTTACATACATTAAGATTCTTAATTGTTTAGTCACTATCAGTTTCTTATGTCTACTTACTACTGTTACATGTTTGTGAGTTTTTTTACGAGTATTAAGTGGAGAAAGGCCGGAGAAACTCACCTGGGAAAAAGCTGTGTCAATCCAACCTGGACATCCCTTTGGTGAGGTCTTATTATAATCATCTTCATTATTTCATAAGAAAAATGTTTACAGCTGAAATTAAAACAAAGTGAAGATGAAAAACAAAGTACACTACACATAATAACGTTAAACACAAGATATGACTTATGTACTATCCCCAATGTTTGTAGTTTCAAGGGAAGTGTTAATAGTCTCGACAGCAGTGACTCGATGGAGAAGATTCCGGATACTATCCACCCATGTCTGCTTATCAGCCTTGCTCTTGCACTTGAACTTCGTTAGACCTTTGCCTGTGCTTATTCCAAAATAGAGCTCTTTTTCTTCTGCGTTTTCTGTTTCTTTTACACTTTGCAGGCCTGAGACTGTCTCGCATACATCATTCACAATACCTGCGGTCATTGGATTTAGATTGTAAAGCATTGAGCACCATGACCATGTAGAGAAAGAAGAGTTATCTGATGTGAACTACCTTTGCTTTTCATGGAGAAGGCTCCTCTAACGTGTTTGCTTTTGATTTCTACTACAACCTGTACAAAGAGAAAATTACCCAAAGTGTCaactaattttgataattatataagtttgtttgtttgtttgctgCGATTGAGTATAACCTGAGATTTCTTGTTGATGTACACTTTCATATGCTTCCACCGCAAAACTCCTGAAAGAAAGTCCATAAGTCAGTTAATCAAagtaagttatttgcatataaaAATCGAAGAAGATCAACATAATCTCTTTACCATTTCGTGTGCACTGCATTAGCTCTCCATTACAGGTCAAATCGGATTCGTCTACACCCTGTGCAGACGTCTGTTGTTCCTCAGTGGTTGTGCTTGCGGAATCCAGCTCAGAAGAGCAATCATGAGTCTCTGGTAAAGCTCTTTCGCAAGGGCTTATAGCTGCATTGTTCTTAGCTTCCTTTGGAAGTCTTGTCCTTAAAGCTGCTTCTCCTCTCAACGCTACATTCACccccaaaaaaacataaacataaaatcTTATTACCAAAAAACCAAACTGATGATCAACTCAATCTGCACTGGAAGTTGTCGCATACGAATCTCCGACAACATTTGAATTCGGTTATCAGTTTACCTGTTGCGGCTGCAGCAGTTAGAGTCAGCAAATCTCCCGGTCCTCGAACATCGACGGCGGATCGGACAGCAGAGACAACGCGATCGTGGCCGGCACCGGAGAGCTCTGCTAATTCGACGCAGTGAGAAGCTAACAGCTCAGATGCCGAGGCCAGCGCTGAGATCATCTTTGACTCCATCAAGGCGCCGTCTTGGTTTCCCGAAGCGGTTACGGCGGCTATGGCCGTCGCGAGAGACGCGATGGACACGGCGGTGTGAAGATGAGCGTTCTCATATCGAGATTTATCTCTCTTACTTATGCTGGAAACCTTCCCGCCGACAAAATCTCGGTGGTGGAACCATTTTCCGATGGCACTTGTTCGCCTCGCGTGAACCACGCTCGCCGGGTTTTCCGTCTGTTGAAAACACGGTTTAAATCTCGTGGGCTTTTTAAAAGATCGGAGAGTTTGGTGAGTTTGGGCCTAGTAATGTATCATGGCCCATAAAATAATAACACCTAAGGGGTGTATTTCGTTTGATTTCTGTTAAGTTTTTAGATGATTTgagaatttaaaattattttagttaaaccACTTTAAAGACTCACCTAAAATTATAagattagaaattttatttaataagtttttttaaaaaatatatgtttgaatAATAGTGAATATACCCTTCTAGAGTAttctttttttagtttaagTAGTTTTGTTACATGTTATATGAAATAAGTTTACATTTAAAAGGTAGAGTATAGATAGGATCTCACTGGTGACCATCAGAGAAACGTTAAGaatgaatagaaaaaaaatgcaaatgaataaaattatatgaatggaaagaaaaattattcctcatcaatttttgaaaaaaataaatttgttctatattcttctaaaataaaaggaataaaaataaaataaataaagaaaattattctTTATAAATGGTGAAATAAAAAAGGAATAACAAAAAATGCattattctttttcatttttttgtcacCAATTAGATCCATAGTGTTACTTTTTTACCGTTCTCGTATTTTATGATATCTTCTACTAAAAATGGTATTTTCTATGTCATTCATTTAATTAAAAGCTTACAAACGTGAAAATTAGTTACAACTTTTTAAGTTAAGATTTGTTGTCCTAATGaggaagttttttttaaaagaacaaTTAAAAGTGtgtttgaaagaaaaaaagagaaattccAAGAGTTTTAATTTTGAACAGTATCATAATTAGTTATTTGCGGATTCGTACGTAGCCATACAAAAATAGAAGATTGGAGCAAGAGACGGCTTACGCGTAGAGGCGGTGGTAGTGGTGCCGGAGCCGGCGAAGTGACGCCGGCTAACTCAGAAAGTGTATGGGTTTTGTTGAGTTGTTTATTAGATTTCTGAGAGGATAAAGCTAGAGAGATCTCAGATGTAACAGCCCGATTCCCCggagtccgaccggggttatcgaaggggcgttatggacacgtgtctactcatctagacaaccctacgtgtcccgttactggtcccgagagacgagcgcataaccttctttgaaataccgtcatacccacatccatatacttctacttacagtcctgcgcacaggaaaaatggaaatggaggggtgagcaacaagttactcagtgaagtggttctagaccagcctgcccgcatgacactctatactactccatgcgggaactaggactgactagccactacaatcagttaatgcattttcatcatttcctaatgttatctgcaatttccacaatcacttccattcatttctaacaacctagcgatcaatcaatacaatgatctcactcattgccacacacgtcaaaccctagacttaaccgactcctcttgtccgtccgacccgaccctatgacacctttaactccccgttacccgaccatgagctaaaaccctacaatgcacatccttttcaacttctcatcttttcctcttttcctcttttcctcttttcctcagtgggtagccccccactaggcttctaccccatattcatgtggattcgccacatctcctatgggtgcttccatattcatgtggattcgccacatctcctatggatacctagcttggaccacttaccccacctacaaaccttagactctctatatgctttcccacccatgcttaaccttaacatccttctttcatacttttacttatcatttcacttccttatcgttttcacttaatcctccccattcccaattactttcccttttcattcatacttgaacttggactaaatcactagacgccacccgttatcggtgtcacacacaatacacatcgcattcaagttctacttcaataacgtttataatcattgctcatctatcatcctagcatttgttcctctctagcatcctaacttcaatcacaacaacacatgggacaacacaaccaaacatacaagtatcaactaccaatcaatcattaccacgacaattcaattcagttcatcaagtcccatttatcagtatgagggttcttatgcatcatgattcattcatctatcatcctagcaataccatgtcctatcaacctaactcccaatcagggtctaatcaagcctaactccaacataaaggagtatacagaaccatgaaagaaggttgggttcgaaacactccaccttagcctagatctggatctggatctggaacaggagacaaaggggatgagatctgaacagatctggaacaagtaaacaagagagacgagatctggtcaccaccacaacaccacacatccaccaccatcaccacactcggacgatcaccccatcaccacttggacgaccaccaccaccaccaccggcggCTCGGCTTGCTCTCGGGGGactcacggcgaggagagaggaagagaaccaacggaaagagaaaggagagggagagggagagagaggaggcgtgagagaagaagagagaagaggaaaagggaagcttgacggctagggttttctagtctctctaaatctctgcagagcttcgctctagtttcagaatgagagaaaaatgagaggaggcagctttatttataggaaaaggagggaaccctaggtcatttaccctaatgggctgcagtcttaacgggctctccttaagaaaatttttgggctaggaaccgggccgttacaattctcccctgttaatcggaattcgtccccgaattccaaGCCCTAGACTTCCAAACTTAACATCCGATAACAAAAGGAACTCACACAATCACACATCATACAAGGGAGGCACACAAGGCGAGAACAACTTTGCTCGGGGATCTTTTAAAAACCAATGAATGAATTAagctcaaaaagaaattttgcaaATACAATGGATCCGATCAAAATCATAATAACGTATAGATATAATGGGTGGTTTTGAAATCATTTCCAGGAGtgttagaagaaacaaaacttttacaaactcttttcttttaatgaaaacaagtttttttttttttttttttttttttttttttttttcgaaaacgtcggaaatgctgatcccttaggacagaactaagggatcttaacccgctctgataccaattgtaacagcccgattccccggagtccgaccggggttatcgaaggggcgttatggacacgtgtctactcatctagacaaccctacgtgtcccgttactggtcccgagagacgagcgcataaccttctttgaaataccgtcatacccacatccatatacttctacttacagtcctgcgcacaggaaaaatggaaatggaggggtgagcaacaagttactcagtgaagtggttctagaccagcctgcccgcatgacactctatactactccatgcgggaactaggactgactagccactacaatcagttaatgcattttcatcatttcctaatgttatctgcaatttccacaatcacttccattcatttctaacaacctagcgatcaatcaatacaatgatctcactcattgccacacacgtcaaaccctagacttaaccgactcctcttgtccgtccgacccgaccctatgacacctttaactccccgttacccgaccatgagctaaaaccctacaatgcacatccttttcaacttctcatcttttcctcttttcctcttttcctcttttcctcagtgggtagccccccactaggcttctaccccatattcatgtggattcgccacatctcctatgggtgcttccatattcatgtggattcgccacatctcctatggatacctagcttggaccacttaccccacctacaaaccttagactctctatatgctttcccacccatgcttaaccttaacatccttctttcatacttttacttatcatttcacttccttatcgttttcacttaatcctccccattcccaattactttcccttttcattcatacttgaacttggactaaatcactagacgccacccgttatcggtgtcacacacaatacacatcgcattcaagttctacttcaataacgtttataatcattgctcatctatcatcctagcatttgttcctctctagcatcctaacttcaatcacaacaacacatgggacaacacaaccaaacatacaagtatcaactaccaatcaatcattaccacgacaattcaattcagttcatcaagtcccatttatcagtatgagggttcttatgcatcatgattcattcatctatcatcctagcaataccatgtcctatcaacctaactcccaatcagggtctaatcaagcctaactccaacataaaggagtatacagaaccatgaaagaaggttgggttcgaaacactccaccttagcctagatctggatctggatctggaacaggagacaaaggggatgagatctgaacagatctggaacaagtaaacaagagagacgagatctgg comes from the Brassica rapa cultivar Chiifu-401-42 chromosome A01, CAAS_Brap_v3.01, whole genome shotgun sequence genome and includes:
- the LOC103869316 gene encoding probable pre-mRNA-splicing factor ATP-dependent RNA helicase DEAH8; this encodes MEMHSKVQVRSSSVVDMDLDVIEETVDRSVSEEKPSLRSVSVKFKLNIAKKSFRKRSRQESEKDEEEDEEDGRVLGNYEIARLREESRREYLKMRENKKVEEFKEQVEFELSLFEGVKLTEKEEIEFRYKKELYKLLNTTWDDVGYYKIPDAYDQEGGVDQRKRFAVARQRYGEVTREKEAWEDHQAQKATVRFGAKDKKQVSDGYEFVFDEVTSFVETSVEAEKDRGYDERRVAKDDRKMLPIYAYRDELLKLVEENQVLVIVGETGSGKTTQIPQYLQEAGYTKRGKIGCTQPRRVAAMSVAARVAQELGVKLGHQVGYSIRFEDCTSEKTVIKYMTDGMLLRELLIEPKLDSYSVIIVDEAHERTLSTDILFGLVKDLAKARPDLRLIISSATLEAKKFSEYFDSARIYMIPGRRYPVEKLFQRCPEPDRLETAVRTVFQIHQREPLGDVLVFLTGQEEIETAETKLKEMMKDLGSKSSEIIICPIYSNLPTELQAKVFDPAPKGTRKVVLATNIAETSLTIEGIRYVVDPGYCKINSYNPKTGMESLLETPISKASAEQRAGRSGRTGPGKCFRLYNVKDLEPTTIPEVQRANLASVVLTLKSLGIDDVFNFDFMDPPPEKSLMKALELLYALGALDGKSYITKLGERMVEFPVDPMLSKMIVGSEKYKCSAEIITIAAMLSTGSSIFYRPTRNQQYLADNARMSFYTDNAGDHIALLRVYNSWKEMNYSSQWCYENYIQSKSMRRARDIREQLAGLLKRIGVELTSNSEDLDAVKKAILAGFFPHSAKLQKDGSYRRVREPQTVYVHPSSGLFGASPKKWLVYHELVLTTKEYMRHTTEMKPEWLVEIAPHYYKLKDIEGTRTKKSQSRNIRSLMLMVDTNTKAKRKVDTNKKAKR
- the LOC103869305 gene encoding VAN3-binding protein; the protein is MDQERTLNLFPYGLQEVAEVEEIEEDNDNESMTLSSVPENETSECSSSPETYPPIPPRPKTPREPMEFLCRSWSSSTSDISLALSSQKSNKQLNKTHTLSELAGVTSPAPAPLPPPLRTENPASVVHARRTSAIGKWFHHRDFVGGKVSSISKRDKSRYENAHLHTAVSIASLATAIAAVTASGNQDGALMESKMISALASASELLASHCVELAELSGAGHDRVVSAVRSAVDVRGPGDLLTLTAAAATALRGEAALRTRLPKEAKNNAAISPCERALPETHDCSSELDSASTTTEEQQTSAQGVDESDLTCNGELMQCTRNGVLRWKHMKVYINKKSQVVVEIKSKHVRGAFSMKSKGIVNDVCETVSGLQSVKETENAEEKELYFGISTGKGLTKFKCKSKADKQTWVDSIRNLLHRVTAVETINTSLETTNIGDST